Genomic segment of Runella rosea:
AGTTTTGAAGATGTCAAAACTCTTAACAATCCCAGGATACGTCATTTCATCAATTTTGAATACATGAACAGTCGTACCGAGCAGATTTTGCAGCAAATCTGCTAAGGAGTGAAGCGAAGCAATTAAGGTGTTTTCTCCCGGCGCTGAAGGCATAAAAATAAGTAAATCAGCGGACTGCGAGGGAATCTGTATCGGATGCGAAACCGTGAACTCCATGCCTGCTTATTTTTAAAATAAAAACGAATCATTAACTTGGGCAAAGGTAATGATTTCTTGTCCTCCGAAATTGATTTTGGTCAACTCTGCCCCTGTGTTTTCCCCGCACCCTCTTCGTTATAATATCGTTTTTAGATAGAAACTTCGTAAAACACCACCCGAAAACCCAAGAATATGCTTTTTAATGACTTATCGGATTTACTGTTTGAACAGGAAAATGATTTCTTAGGAATTTATGATTTACAACGATTTCATTTTCAACGTATTAATCAGTCGGGTATAAGATTAATGGGGTTTTCGGGCATTCAAAAATTTTCAGATTTCAAGGATCCTTGGTTTCGCGCTGCGCATGACGATGATACTGAGATTGCCGCAAAAATAGCAAAGCTCATGGAGTCTGAGCATCATTATGAAGAAGTCGAAGTAAAGCGTTTTAACGGGCAGGTATTTAGGGCAGGAATTACAATTAGCCGTATTCGGGGTACAAATGCCGCCTTGGTTCGTATTGTCAATCTAAATCGGTTGTATGAAGCCGAACTTGCACTTTTGCAATCCATTCGTCAATATGAAACTATCGTTTCCAATGCGACCATCGGAATCATCGTTTGCAATGAAAATGGACAGATTATTTCGGCTAATAGAATGGCGGAAAGACTGTTCAGCTATTCGGAGGATGAATTTATGGCAATGGACATTGAGCAATTGATTCCCCCCGACCGTATGGATGTGCATCGGCAGCATCGAAAAAAATTTAACGCCAACCCGCAAACGCGAGAAATGGGAAATGGCTATGACCTGAAAGCGGTCAATAAAGACGGCGTGGACTTTCCTGTTGAAATTAGTCTTAGTTACTTTCGACTGAATGATGCGCTGTATGCTATTGCGTTTATCAACAACATTGTCTTTAAGAAAGAAGCCAAGCTGCAACTTAAGGCCCAACATGAATTGATTAACCAGCTCAACATTGAGTTGGAACAAAAGGTGGCCAATCGAACCCACGCCCTTATAAACACCCTCCGACAACTTGAAAAGTCAAAAGAAGAACTCGCGAAAGCTTTAGAAAGAGAACGAGAATTGGGCGCTTTAAAATCGCGTTTTGTTTCATTGGCTTCTCATGAGTTTAGAACGCCACTTACGGCTATTTTAACCTCCACTATGTTGGTTGAGAAATATGTTGATGGAAACCATCAGGATAAAATCCACAAACATTTGGTGCGTATTCGTGCGTCAGTAAATCACCTCAACGAAATCCTAGAAGAGTTTTTGTCATTGGGCAGGTTAGAGGAAGGAATGGTTGAAATTCACACCGACCGCGTGAATTTGGCCCAACTGGTGGATGAAATTCTGGATATTATGCAAGGAATGTTGAAGCCAAGACAGACGATTCAGACCCATATTTCCCCCGCTGATGTCATTATTATTGATGCGACACTGTTGCGCAATATCATCCTGAATCTTCTGACAAACGCCGTAAAATACTCTGATTCTGAATCGATTATTACGGTGGAGGGAACATGTAAAGAGGGGCAATTGACGCTTACCGTGCAGGACAGCGGAATCGGTATTTCGGAAGAAGATCAAAAACATTTGTTTGAACGGTTCTTTAGAGCTAAAAACGCCGCCAATATTTCGGGCACGGGGCTGGGGTTGCACATTGTAGGGCAATATGTCAATCTTCTGGGTGGAGATATAAAGCTGGCTAGTGTCTTGAATCAGGGAACAACAGTTACCATAACCTTACCCTATGAAAACCATTTTGTTGATTGAAGACAACGAAATCATTCGTGAAAATACCGCCGATATTCTTGAATTGGCTGGTTATCAGGTTTATGTTGCCGAAAATGGAAAGGTAGGGGTAGAGAAAGCCCTTGCCGTTAAGCCCGATTTGGTGATTTGTGATATTATGATGCCTGTATTGGACGGGTACGGGGTGTTACAAATTTTAAACAAAAATCCTCAACTGGCGGGAACCCCATTTATCTTTTTGACGGCCAAAACTGAGCGTACTGTTTTGCGCAAAGGCATGGATTTAGGGGCGGATGATTATTTGATGAAGCCATTTGATGAAAGTGATTTGCTACGGTCCATTGAGGTTCGATTGAACAGGGTTTCCCATCTCAAACTGCCGTTCAACCTCCCTCAGATTCCTTCTGTGCAGGAGGATAGTCTGAACCGTTTTTTACAGGAGACCTACCATGAAGGAAAATTTCAAAGCTACCCCACAGAGAGAAAGCCGCACTTTATCCCCAAAAAGCAATACGTTTATTTGGAGGGCGATGAGCCTATTCGGTTGTTTTATCTCAAATCAGGGCAGGTTAAAACCATTCGTACAAACGGTGACGGCAAAGAGTTTATTACAGGGCTTTATAAACCAGGCGATTTCTTTGGCTATTTACCCCTTTTTATGCACAATGATTACACCGATTCGGCCGTGACAATTGTTGATTCAGAATTAACCTATATTCCTAAAGCCGATTTCTTAAAAGTGATTTCTGATGATTTGGAGGTAAACCTAAAATTTATCAAGTTGATGTCTAGCCGCGTAAGCGACCAAGAAAAGAAACTTCTTGGTATGGCTTACAATTCTTTGCGCCGCCGCGTGGCCGATACGTTGCTGGTTTTGCAGGCCCAACAACCCGAAAAAGCAATTCATCTTTCCCGTGAAAACCTGGCCGCGATGATTGGCACGACGTCTGAATCGCTGATTCGAACCCTCAGCGAATTCAAGCATGATGGTTTTGTAGAAGTCACCCCTCAGGGTTTTCGGGTGGTGCAACCAGATAAACTGCGCATGAACGTTCGGTAACGTATTTTAAGCCTTTACTGACCATCAAGTATTACATGTCCTTCAATTCAAGTGAGTTTTCATTTATTTTACTGGTATTTTTTAACACTTCAATCATTTCTCTCTTTATTGATGCGGTAATTTTGTGTCATTTTACATTCTCAAAT
This window contains:
- a CDS encoding thioredoxin family protein; the protein is MEFTVSHPIQIPSQSADLLIFMPSAPGENTLIASLHSLADLLQNLLGTTVHVFKIDEMTYPGIVKSFDIFKTPTFVLVQRGVEVWRQIGMSDAPTIIKAVKNQLTD
- a CDS encoding sensor histidine kinase, which encodes MLFNDLSDLLFEQENDFLGIYDLQRFHFQRINQSGIRLMGFSGIQKFSDFKDPWFRAAHDDDTEIAAKIAKLMESEHHYEEVEVKRFNGQVFRAGITISRIRGTNAALVRIVNLNRLYEAELALLQSIRQYETIVSNATIGIIVCNENGQIISANRMAERLFSYSEDEFMAMDIEQLIPPDRMDVHRQHRKKFNANPQTREMGNGYDLKAVNKDGVDFPVEISLSYFRLNDALYAIAFINNIVFKKEAKLQLKAQHELINQLNIELEQKVANRTHALINTLRQLEKSKEELAKALERERELGALKSRFVSLASHEFRTPLTAILTSTMLVEKYVDGNHQDKIHKHLVRIRASVNHLNEILEEFLSLGRLEEGMVEIHTDRVNLAQLVDEILDIMQGMLKPRQTIQTHISPADVIIIDATLLRNIILNLLTNAVKYSDSESIITVEGTCKEGQLTLTVQDSGIGISEEDQKHLFERFFRAKNAANISGTGLGLHIVGQYVNLLGGDIKLASVLNQGTTVTITLPYENHFVD
- a CDS encoding response regulator gives rise to the protein MKTILLIEDNEIIRENTADILELAGYQVYVAENGKVGVEKALAVKPDLVICDIMMPVLDGYGVLQILNKNPQLAGTPFIFLTAKTERTVLRKGMDLGADDYLMKPFDESDLLRSIEVRLNRVSHLKLPFNLPQIPSVQEDSLNRFLQETYHEGKFQSYPTERKPHFIPKKQYVYLEGDEPIRLFYLKSGQVKTIRTNGDGKEFITGLYKPGDFFGYLPLFMHNDYTDSAVTIVDSELTYIPKADFLKVISDDLEVNLKFIKLMSSRVSDQEKKLLGMAYNSLRRRVADTLLVLQAQQPEKAIHLSRENLAAMIGTTSESLIRTLSEFKHDGFVEVTPQGFRVVQPDKLRMNVR